One Vallitalea pronyensis genomic region harbors:
- a CDS encoding 2-hydroxyacid dehydrogenase gives MLKIAFFDTKPYDKAIFEVLNKDYHFDITFFEVRLNDRTVKMAEGYDIISIFVQDKASSKVIDQLHAYGVKLIALRCAGYNNVNFKAAKDKIRVVHVPAYSPHAIAEFTISMMLTLNRKIHKAHNRTKDLNFSLSGLLGFDMYGKTIGIIGTGKIAKILIKILRGFDCRVIAYDPYPDHEAAASLDYTYVALQQLFKESDIISLHCPLTKDTEYIINASSINQMKDGVMIVNTGRGKLIQSKDLIESLKSHKVGSAALDVYEEEDKYFYEDFSVEGVQDDILSRLITFPNVLVTSHQAYFTKEALNNIAATTLKSMKQFEDRKTLEHEIAYVCDENGCAIKQL, from the coding sequence ATGTTAAAAATAGCATTTTTTGATACAAAACCCTACGATAAGGCTATCTTTGAAGTTTTAAATAAAGATTATCATTTTGACATTACTTTTTTTGAAGTGCGCTTGAATGATAGAACGGTAAAGATGGCTGAAGGTTACGATATTATTTCTATTTTTGTTCAAGACAAAGCTTCCTCAAAAGTCATTGACCAGCTCCATGCCTATGGTGTTAAACTCATTGCCCTTCGATGCGCAGGTTATAATAACGTGAACTTCAAAGCTGCAAAAGATAAAATAAGAGTGGTACATGTGCCTGCTTACTCACCACATGCCATTGCTGAATTCACCATATCCATGATGTTAACCCTTAATCGAAAAATTCATAAAGCCCATAACCGAACAAAAGACCTTAATTTCTCTTTAAGTGGTCTTCTTGGGTTTGATATGTATGGGAAGACCATTGGCATCATTGGTACGGGTAAAATCGCTAAGATTCTCATTAAGATATTACGGGGATTTGATTGTCGCGTCATTGCTTATGACCCTTATCCCGATCATGAAGCAGCTGCATCACTGGACTATACGTACGTGGCCCTTCAGCAACTCTTTAAAGAAAGTGATATTATTTCACTGCATTGTCCTTTAACCAAAGACACAGAATATATTATTAACGCTTCAAGCATTAACCAAATGAAGGATGGGGTTATGATAGTTAATACTGGACGGGGTAAACTCATCCAGTCTAAAGACCTTATTGAGAGCTTAAAATCCCATAAAGTAGGTAGTGCTGCATTGGATGTCTATGAAGAAGAAGACAAGTATTTTTATGAGGATTTCTCTGTTGAAGGGGTACAAGATGATATTCTCTCACGCTTGATTACATTTCCCAATGTACTTGTTACATCCCATCAAGCCTACTTCACAAAAGAAGCTCTAAATAATATTGCTGCAACCACACTTAAAAGCATGAAGCAGTTTGAGGATAGGAAAACCCTTGAACACGAAATTGCGTATGTTTGTGATGAAAATGGTTGTGCCATCAAGCAATTATAG
- a CDS encoding ferritin family protein, which translates to MTKSKCLICGMTINNKNYQLNASTFTDENTDQLILRCPFCGAMETHLGSQDEHVYAAEGHSYKVQKILDMAMKLEVFNSEFYEEASKQAKSKDLHVLFQELSKIEWMHASVHKILGGFDALPSLRLPDYSRHHTDALLLAEAHKREIHAIAFYKRYYDQVPEVIQKIFRGLMEVETEHVKITEIQAKGD; encoded by the coding sequence GTGACAAAATCAAAATGTTTGATTTGTGGTATGACAATTAACAACAAGAATTATCAATTGAATGCTTCCACATTCACAGATGAAAATACAGATCAGCTGATTCTGCGCTGCCCATTTTGTGGGGCAATGGAAACACATTTAGGTAGCCAAGATGAACATGTTTACGCAGCAGAGGGTCATTCTTATAAAGTTCAAAAAATATTAGATATGGCCATGAAATTAGAAGTATTCAACAGCGAATTCTATGAAGAAGCCAGTAAACAGGCCAAGTCCAAGGATTTGCATGTGTTGTTTCAAGAACTTAGTAAAATCGAATGGATGCATGCAAGCGTACATAAAATACTGGGTGGATTTGATGCATTACCATCGTTAAGGTTACCGGATTATTCAAGGCATCATACCGACGCATTGTTATTAGCAGAAGCACATAAAAGAGAAATCCATGCCATAGCCTTTTATAAACGGTACTATGATCAAGTACCTGAAGTCATCCAGAAGATTTTTAGAGGCTTGATGGAAGTGGAGACAGAACATGTTAAAATCACAGAGATACAAGCTAAGGGGGATTAA
- the pyk gene encoding pyruvate kinase, whose protein sequence is MYKAKTKIICTIGPASENKQTITELVKNGMSIARLNLSHGNKEYYKKIINIIEEVRQELGIPVAILMDTRGPEIRTKNFVGGEATLKVGQELILSAGDDEGTNEGFCITYPTLYKDVRPGSKVLIDDGLIELEVFRVDAAKKNIYCTVKNGGVVKDKKGINVPNVDIHLPAITDKDCDDILYGLKHDIDFIAASFIRKKEDVLEIRKFIDSNGGKDVKIISKIENQQGVDNIDEIIEVSDAIMIARGDLGVETPTEMIPITQKMIIEHCNKAELPVITATQMLDSMIKNPRPTRAEVSDVANAVIDGTDAIMLSGETAAGAYPIEAVKVMTKIAKASENLPTYEPQLICKQREKSITNAVSYSAYSTAMHLGAKAIICPTFSGNTARMISMYRPRVDIIALTSSEKTRRQMQILWGVTPLFLKKETSTDVLFYKSLMMARELNIVQSKDLVVITAGVPLAEGSRTNLMKVQEVD, encoded by the coding sequence ATGTATAAAGCTAAAACAAAAATTATTTGTACAATAGGACCTGCCAGTGAGAACAAGCAGACCATAACAGAGCTTGTTAAGAATGGCATGAGCATTGCACGTCTTAACTTATCACATGGCAACAAAGAATACTACAAAAAAATCATTAACATCATAGAAGAAGTAAGACAAGAATTAGGCATACCCGTTGCTATATTAATGGATACAAGAGGACCTGAGATTCGTACGAAGAATTTTGTAGGTGGAGAAGCAACACTAAAAGTTGGTCAAGAATTAATCCTTTCAGCAGGTGATGATGAAGGAACCAACGAAGGATTCTGTATTACATATCCAACCCTCTACAAAGATGTGCGTCCAGGTAGTAAAGTACTCATTGATGATGGCTTAATTGAATTAGAAGTTTTTAGAGTAGATGCCGCTAAGAAAAACATCTATTGTACGGTTAAAAATGGCGGTGTTGTGAAGGATAAAAAAGGTATTAATGTACCGAATGTGGATATCCATCTTCCAGCCATTACGGACAAAGATTGTGATGATATTTTATATGGGTTAAAACATGACATTGATTTTATTGCAGCATCATTTATTCGCAAAAAGGAAGATGTATTAGAGATTCGTAAGTTTATTGATAGTAATGGTGGTAAAGACGTAAAAATTATTTCCAAGATTGAGAATCAGCAAGGTGTGGACAACATTGACGAGATCATTGAAGTTTCTGATGCCATCATGATTGCACGAGGAGATTTAGGTGTTGAAACACCCACAGAGATGATTCCTATCACACAGAAAATGATTATTGAGCATTGTAACAAAGCTGAATTACCTGTTATTACAGCTACTCAGATGTTGGATTCCATGATTAAGAACCCAAGACCAACCAGAGCAGAAGTATCTGATGTGGCTAATGCTGTTATTGATGGAACAGATGCTATTATGCTGTCTGGTGAAACAGCAGCAGGAGCTTATCCTATAGAAGCGGTAAAAGTCATGACTAAGATCGCTAAAGCATCAGAGAATTTACCAACCTACGAGCCACAGCTAATTTGTAAACAACGTGAAAAAAGTATTACGAATGCTGTGAGCTATTCTGCTTATTCCACAGCAATGCATCTAGGAGCTAAGGCCATCATATGCCCAACATTCAGTGGTAATACTGCCCGTATGATCTCCATGTATCGACCAAGAGTTGATATCATTGCTTTAACAAGTAGTGAAAAAACAAGAAGGCAGATGCAGATATTATGGGGTGTGACACCTTTATTTCTCAAAAAAGAGACATCAACAGATGTATTGTTTTACAAGTCCCTAATGATGGCTCGAGAACTTAATATCGTTCAGTCTAAGGATTTGGTTGTTATTACAGCAGGTGTACCATTAGCGGAAGGAAGTCGCACCAACCTGATGAAGGTTCAAGAAGTGGATTAA
- a CDS encoding secondary thiamine-phosphate synthase enzyme YjbQ — translation MMITTTYSIQTNSHTQMKDITHQIQGFIREKGIQEGLCTIFIPHTTAGVTINENADPDVTKDMLMELNKIVPLEDNYRHMEGNAAAHIKSSMMGFSESIIIKDGKLLLGTWQGVYFCEFDGPRRRKYIIQILT, via the coding sequence ATGATGATTACAACAACTTATAGTATTCAGACCAACAGTCATACACAAATGAAAGACATTACCCATCAAATCCAAGGGTTCATTCGTGAAAAAGGTATTCAGGAAGGACTGTGTACCATATTTATACCCCATACAACAGCAGGTGTAACCATCAATGAAAATGCGGACCCTGATGTGACCAAAGATATGCTCATGGAACTGAATAAGATTGTGCCATTAGAGGACAATTATCGTCACATGGAAGGCAATGCTGCTGCTCATATCAAATCCAGTATGATGGGATTTTCAGAAAGCATTATCATTAAAGATGGGAAATTACTGTTAGGAACGTGGCAAGGGGTTTATTTTTGTGAGTTTGATGGACCAAGACGCAGAAAATATATTATTCAAATACTAACATAA
- a CDS encoding DUF6179 domain-containing protein, whose translation MKTNHIMKSLKLENEKIGTSQYTLSLMAQGIHEGLLQPQRVRDYQQDVLEILKKLLVKYTFGESSSVKVEVAENIMCSIYYVMDLYFTEIEEPGKHVAQLKDMGVQKVYEEGLAYVHKMVETCKAHYESVKENRLALDMIAYQDTITDGLGQFFKLYNVLFGAHDTMCNIDYPLAIDDMGIEGILYIKQYVEHLDIENTVCGYFSLDHVERLLENYGDMYKIAYKEALINVFELIVNQYIFCLMLDNTNRELQITKMQYAVIEKELSLLQDHQVNRLVDDLFDRFVLELEISESRVIQYINRYKEKFIHQLLQNRKINLAYFIIVEQEKSKKQVVLMDNKEKMDDETFKKLVESIIDCATWEDKIKLIKENMTSLVDFVDVLKADCLFDDEYTKLYETIEDMELAILGKIIYHDALRLEQVDIMNLEHLQLEEPWQWYLDDYIKQLDRERLCIVTDFMNEYDMQM comes from the coding sequence ATGAAAACCAACCATATCATGAAATCCCTCAAGCTTGAAAATGAGAAAATAGGCACATCCCAATATACCCTATCCCTTATGGCACAAGGCATTCATGAAGGACTCCTTCAACCACAACGTGTTAGGGACTATCAACAGGATGTATTAGAGATACTGAAAAAACTGCTTGTGAAATATACCTTTGGGGAGAGTTCATCTGTTAAAGTAGAAGTTGCTGAGAATATTATGTGCTCTATCTACTATGTGATGGATCTTTATTTTACTGAAATAGAAGAACCAGGCAAACATGTGGCTCAGCTAAAAGACATGGGTGTTCAAAAAGTCTATGAGGAAGGTCTTGCTTATGTGCATAAGATGGTTGAGACCTGTAAGGCACACTATGAAAGTGTTAAAGAAAATCGTTTAGCATTGGACATGATAGCCTATCAAGATACCATAACAGATGGATTAGGTCAATTCTTTAAGCTGTATAATGTCCTTTTTGGTGCTCATGATACCATGTGCAACATTGATTATCCATTGGCAATAGATGATATGGGTATTGAAGGCATATTATACATTAAGCAATATGTAGAACATCTAGACATAGAAAATACAGTTTGTGGGTATTTTTCTCTAGACCATGTAGAAAGACTCCTTGAAAATTATGGTGACATGTATAAGATAGCTTATAAAGAGGCTTTAATAAATGTCTTTGAGCTTATCGTTAATCAATATATTTTTTGCTTAATGCTTGACAATACCAATAGAGAACTTCAGATAACAAAGATGCAATATGCTGTTATTGAAAAAGAACTCAGCCTGCTTCAGGATCATCAAGTGAATCGTTTAGTGGATGATTTATTTGATCGGTTTGTTCTAGAATTAGAGATAAGTGAGAGTAGGGTTATTCAGTATATAAATCGGTATAAAGAAAAGTTTATACATCAATTATTGCAAAACCGTAAAATTAATCTAGCGTACTTTATTATCGTGGAACAAGAAAAAAGCAAAAAACAAGTGGTATTGATGGACAATAAAGAGAAGATGGATGATGAGACATTTAAAAAGTTGGTAGAGTCCATCATTGATTGTGCAACATGGGAGGACAAAATAAAGCTCATAAAAGAAAATATGACGTCACTGGTGGATTTTGTGGATGTGTTAAAAGCAGATTGTTTGTTTGATGATGAATATACCAAGTTATATGAAACCATTGAGGATATGGAATTAGCTATACTGGGTAAAATTATTTATCATGATGCACTACGTTTAGAACAAGTGGATATTATGAATCTAGAGCATCTCCAATTAGAAGAGCCATGGCAGTGGTATTTAGATGATTATATTAAGCAGTTAGATCGTGAACGATTGTGTATCGTGACAGACTTCATGAATGAATATGATATGCAGATGTAA
- a CDS encoding DUF6323 family protein, producing the protein MKLPLIIQESAREKQVQDIVALNEMTRAYGLVLSSHQVMQLIEERNRLLKGHGRIELGNEVMKKLIDYFYMSPFIEQDDYMLTLMALQDVFYYMKNETEDQISDDELLDIIKDFFENNCRGSIDLLQGREIENFTRHQRIQYQWDEFYRGGK; encoded by the coding sequence ATGAAATTACCACTTATTATTCAGGAGAGTGCAAGAGAAAAGCAAGTTCAGGACATTGTAGCATTGAATGAGATGACAAGGGCATATGGGTTAGTGCTTTCGTCTCACCAAGTGATGCAATTGATAGAAGAGAGAAATCGTTTACTAAAGGGGCATGGGCGTATTGAGTTGGGAAATGAGGTAATGAAAAAATTAATTGATTATTTCTATATGTCGCCGTTTATTGAACAAGATGACTATATGCTAACCTTAATGGCATTACAAGACGTATTTTACTATATGAAGAATGAGACAGAGGATCAAATCAGCGATGATGAATTGTTAGACATTATCAAAGATTTTTTTGAAAATAATTGCCGAGGTTCCATTGACTTGTTACAAGGCAGGGAAATCGAAAACTTTACTCGACATCAACGTATTCAGTATCAATGGGATGAATTCTATAGAGGAGGGAAGTGA
- a CDS encoding B12-binding domain-containing radical SAM protein, whose amino-acid sequence MSRHILLIGFYNEKALGVKYLANHLIQHHYCVQTLFFKKFNSVNPKKATSQELALLKQLIDTLKPSYIGMSVMSSLYLETVYQVNDCIREATKAPIIWGGVYPTLFPEKSLDHGDYVIRGEGEQALCELLEVLENQDNICNVMNLSYKHHEQVVHHGLRPLIQNLDILDYPKIDHIPTYFIEDNHLSKKDPQLNAYTYELTCSRGCPFTCSYCSSINLKRLYTGKGAYVRFRSVDSIISELKEAKEKMHNLKVIHFWDEIFNDQEEWISSFSQRYREEIGLPFNIWGHPLKVKENVIKHLVDAGLHQIVVGIQSGSYHIRKTIFNRPETQEQIITSSEILAQYKVPVVIYDFMLQHPFESLNDLKETYKLCTKLAKPFKLQLHGLNFLPGTDIVDMAVRDGHLTKDQLDKIMYSSIKEQYDMYWGPAAMNIMHNNQVWIALIYLTQFKKLRYLVKRLMHKAEKQEAEKFILMVYKFMKKYARAMDLAHKARLAYKH is encoded by the coding sequence TTGTCTCGACATATACTTTTAATTGGTTTTTACAACGAAAAAGCTCTTGGCGTCAAATACTTAGCGAATCATTTAATACAACACCATTATTGTGTCCAAACACTATTTTTCAAAAAATTCAATAGTGTTAATCCTAAAAAAGCGACCTCACAAGAACTGGCCTTACTTAAACAATTGATTGATACTTTAAAGCCTTCTTACATTGGCATGAGCGTTATGTCTTCATTGTATCTAGAAACCGTCTATCAAGTGAATGACTGTATACGTGAAGCAACTAAAGCACCTATTATATGGGGAGGTGTCTATCCTACCCTATTCCCTGAAAAATCATTAGACCACGGGGATTATGTTATCCGAGGCGAGGGGGAACAGGCATTGTGCGAACTTCTGGAGGTACTGGAAAATCAAGATAACATCTGTAACGTTATGAACCTTTCCTATAAGCACCATGAACAAGTCGTTCATCATGGGTTAAGACCATTAATTCAGAATCTGGATATTTTAGACTATCCGAAGATAGATCATATACCAACCTACTTTATTGAAGACAATCACTTATCCAAAAAAGACCCTCAGCTCAATGCTTATACTTATGAACTGACTTGCTCCAGGGGCTGTCCCTTTACCTGCTCTTACTGTAGTTCAATTAATTTAAAGCGCTTATATACCGGTAAAGGAGCTTATGTACGTTTTCGCAGCGTTGACAGCATCATCTCCGAGTTAAAAGAGGCTAAAGAAAAAATGCATAATTTAAAAGTGATTCACTTTTGGGATGAAATATTCAATGACCAAGAAGAATGGATTTCAAGCTTTAGTCAACGTTATCGGGAGGAAATTGGTTTACCATTTAATATATGGGGTCATCCCTTAAAAGTAAAGGAAAATGTCATTAAACATCTGGTTGATGCAGGACTACATCAGATTGTGGTGGGTATACAAAGTGGTTCTTACCATATACGTAAAACCATCTTTAATCGTCCAGAAACACAGGAGCAAATCATAACATCCAGCGAGATCCTAGCCCAATATAAAGTACCCGTCGTGATCTATGATTTTATGCTGCAGCATCCTTTTGAATCGCTGAATGATCTCAAAGAAACTTATAAACTCTGTACAAAACTGGCCAAACCTTTTAAACTGCAATTACATGGACTGAATTTCTTACCGGGCACAGATATTGTGGATATGGCTGTACGTGATGGACACCTTACCAAAGACCAATTGGATAAAATCATGTACAGTTCCATCAAAGAGCAATATGACATGTATTGGGGACCTGCTGCCATGAACATCATGCATAATAATCAGGTTTGGATTGCCCTCATCTATTTAACGCAATTTAAAAAACTACGTTATCTGGTGAAACGCCTTATGCATAAAGCCGAAAAGCAAGAAGCTGAAAAATTCATACTAATGGTCTATAAATTTATGAAAAAATATGCGCGAGCTATGGACCTAGCTCATAAAGCTCGTTTAGCTTATAAACATTAA
- a CDS encoding glycerophosphodiester phosphodiesterase, which yields MMKKYLQTITREYKAMLSDFRWSYMRFIKYQLITKFLIGIIMVPAFKIILSYILRSQGRTSVYNGLLLKYLVTPQGVVSIIVTLLLAISVVLIELGGLIIISHQVYNKEKESRYDTIVLAALKHFKNLLGVGGLLILFYVLILTPWLDIGYQTSLITTIEIPGFILDYIGQNDLLWVFHGVLFVILIVLSILWGFSLHLIMFHNMPALKAIKLSKQMVVTHWKKLMGLTIGVNALLLLLAVVFFIVICMIGVGVLLVFDIRADIPDVIFAGFVGLIVVYIFAVSFIVLPIEVHLFTRLYYGISERTAKPLNLKSKKMHTSKLDTWLSKPKVITSMIIAGMLIATVITTVILYDMDEVTIDVHVTAHRGSSVNAPENTLAAIKVAMAHEADFVEIDVQRTKDHQLILLHDRSFKRTTGVAGLPAEMTLEEIKKLDAGSWFDEAYAGEKVPTLQEVIELTKGHIGLNIELKGKGDDENFIRQVIHTIKENNLMESCVVTSLDYNMIQRVEALEPQIKTGYIMYVALGDLQDIHVDFYSVEMTNVNEKFIANAHLLGREVHVWTVNNKSDMEAMVLLGVDNIITDYDAVLREIIEQLNEDQWTSFIDGVISSTL from the coding sequence ATGATGAAAAAGTACTTACAAACCATAACTAGGGAATACAAAGCCATGCTGTCCGATTTCCGTTGGAGCTATATGCGCTTTATTAAATATCAGCTCATCACCAAATTTCTTATTGGTATTATTATGGTGCCTGCTTTCAAAATTATTCTAAGTTATATCTTAAGAAGTCAAGGGAGGACTAGTGTGTATAATGGGTTATTGTTAAAATACCTTGTCACACCACAAGGGGTAGTATCCATTATTGTCACATTATTATTAGCCATTTCGGTGGTACTCATTGAACTTGGCGGGTTAATTATTATCAGTCATCAAGTGTATAACAAGGAAAAAGAAAGTCGTTATGATACCATTGTGTTGGCTGCCCTTAAGCATTTTAAGAATTTATTGGGGGTCGGGGGGTTATTGATTCTATTTTATGTGTTAATCCTAACACCATGGTTAGATATTGGTTATCAGACCAGTTTAATCACTACCATTGAAATCCCAGGTTTTATCTTGGATTACATTGGTCAAAATGATCTCTTATGGGTTTTTCATGGTGTTTTATTTGTGATCCTCATTGTGTTATCCATTCTATGGGGATTTTCATTACATTTGATTATGTTCCATAATATGCCAGCCTTAAAAGCGATTAAATTAAGTAAGCAAATGGTGGTAACACATTGGAAGAAGTTAATGGGTTTAACCATTGGTGTGAATGCTTTGCTCCTTTTATTAGCAGTTGTTTTTTTTATTGTAATCTGTATGATTGGTGTAGGTGTGTTGTTAGTATTTGATATCCGGGCGGATATCCCTGATGTTATATTTGCTGGTTTTGTAGGGTTGATTGTGGTATATATTTTTGCTGTCAGCTTTATCGTGCTTCCCATTGAAGTGCACCTATTCACACGTTTATATTATGGTATATCCGAAAGAACAGCAAAACCCCTTAATCTTAAATCCAAGAAAATGCATACCAGTAAACTGGATACATGGTTATCAAAACCTAAGGTTATTACCAGTATGATTATAGCAGGTATGCTTATTGCTACGGTTATTACAACGGTTATTTTATATGATATGGATGAGGTAACAATCGATGTACATGTAACGGCTCATCGTGGCAGTTCAGTGAATGCCCCTGAGAATACGTTAGCAGCTATTAAAGTTGCCATGGCACATGAAGCTGACTTTGTAGAAATCGATGTACAACGAACCAAAGACCATCAACTAATCTTATTACATGATCGGAGTTTCAAACGCACAACGGGTGTGGCTGGCTTACCTGCTGAGATGACCCTTGAAGAAATTAAGAAGCTGGATGCTGGTAGTTGGTTTGATGAGGCCTATGCAGGTGAAAAAGTGCCAACCCTCCAAGAGGTCATTGAATTAACCAAGGGTCATATTGGATTAAACATTGAGTTAAAAGGCAAAGGTGATGATGAAAATTTCATCAGACAAGTCATTCATACCATAAAAGAAAATAACCTAATGGAATCCTGTGTGGTTACATCTTTAGATTATAACATGATACAACGGGTAGAAGCACTTGAACCACAGATTAAAACAGGCTATATCATGTATGTTGCGTTAGGTGATTTGCAAGATATCCATGTTGATTTTTATAGTGTTGAAATGACCAATGTGAATGAAAAATTTATAGCTAATGCTCATCTATTGGGACGTGAGGTGCATGTTTGGACCGTTAATAACAAAAGTGATATGGAAGCCATGGTATTATTGGGTGTGGATAATATCATAACGGATTATGATGCAGTACTAAGAGAAATCATTGAACAATTAAATGAAGACCAATGGACCAGCTTTATTGATGGTGTCATCTCTTCCACTTTGTAA
- the polX gene encoding DNA polymerase/3'-5' exonuclease PolX, which translates to MNKKQVIAVLKEIGLLLEVKGESYFKSKAYYDAARTLEKMEDDIEDLVRERRLETIKGIGKALNQKITELVTTGELAYYNRLKASIPEGLVQMLRIDGLGPKKIMTLYDKLGIATVEELTKACQENKLTGLPGFSRKTQEKILEGIERLQDYDERFHYPVGHLIGRDLLKHMQESGSVIRCDIAGSLRRKHEIIKDIDILASSHEPAKTMEAFVAHPYVEGIIGQGDTKTSVLLQNGIKADLRVVSDEQYPYALHHFTGSKDHNAALRHIAKQEGLKMNEYGIFRGENLIPCTNEKEIFRVFQMDYIPPELRENHGELEAAQAHTLPHLVEGSDIKGIIHVHSQYSDGNATIEELVKGCMSKGYHYLGISDHSQTAVYAGGLTVEQLKRQHEEIDRLNEQYRDFKIFKGIESDILLDGALDYPDTILESLDFVIGSIHSAFNMTEEKMTKRMMEAVQNPYMTIWGHPTGRLLLRREGYKLDVKKIIEACIAHEVIIEINANPYRLDMDWRYMKWAKEQGARFIISPDAHSIKELDYMNYGIQVARKGWLEKDNIINTRHQDNVWQ; encoded by the coding sequence ATGAATAAGAAGCAGGTAATCGCTGTATTGAAAGAGATTGGGTTATTGTTAGAAGTAAAAGGTGAAAGTTATTTTAAATCAAAAGCCTACTATGATGCTGCCAGAACATTGGAAAAAATGGAAGACGACATTGAAGACCTTGTTAGGGAAAGACGCCTAGAAACCATCAAAGGCATTGGTAAAGCCCTTAATCAAAAAATTACAGAATTAGTGACAACAGGGGAATTAGCCTACTATAACCGTTTGAAAGCCTCTATTCCTGAAGGGCTTGTTCAGATGCTTCGAATTGATGGGTTGGGACCTAAAAAGATTATGACACTGTATGATAAATTAGGTATTGCTACAGTGGAAGAGCTGACAAAGGCTTGTCAGGAGAATAAGCTAACAGGATTACCCGGCTTTAGCCGAAAAACCCAGGAGAAAATATTAGAAGGTATTGAACGTCTGCAAGATTATGATGAACGGTTTCATTATCCAGTAGGGCATCTTATTGGACGGGATTTACTCAAACACATGCAGGAATCGGGGTCTGTTATACGATGTGATATCGCAGGCAGCTTAAGACGTAAGCATGAAATTATCAAGGATATCGATATCCTTGCAAGCAGTCATGAACCTGCCAAAACCATGGAAGCATTTGTGGCACACCCTTATGTAGAAGGCATTATTGGACAAGGGGATACCAAGACAAGCGTTCTTTTGCAAAATGGTATCAAGGCTGACCTAAGAGTTGTGAGTGATGAACAATACCCTTATGCCCTGCATCATTTTACAGGTAGTAAAGATCATAATGCTGCCCTCAGACATATAGCAAAACAAGAAGGGTTAAAAATGAATGAATACGGTATATTTCGAGGAGAAAATCTGATACCCTGCACCAATGAAAAGGAAATTTTTAGGGTTTTCCAGATGGATTATATTCCCCCAGAGCTTCGAGAGAACCATGGTGAACTTGAAGCAGCACAAGCACATACGTTACCTCATCTGGTTGAGGGAAGTGATATAAAAGGCATTATTCATGTCCATTCTCAATATAGTGATGGAAATGCTACCATAGAAGAATTAGTAAAAGGCTGTATGTCAAAAGGGTATCACTACCTTGGTATATCGGACCATAGTCAAACGGCTGTTTATGCAGGTGGACTCACAGTAGAACAATTAAAAAGACAACATGAGGAAATTGATCGCTTAAACGAGCAATACAGGGATTTTAAAATATTTAAAGGTATTGAATCCGACATTTTATTAGATGGTGCATTGGATTATCCGGACACCATTCTTGAATCTTTGGACTTTGTCATTGGTTCTATCCATAGTGCTTTTAACATGACAGAAGAAAAGATGACAAAACGTATGATGGAAGCTGTACAGAACCCTTATATGACCATATGGGGTCATCCAACAGGCCGTTTATTACTCAGAAGGGAAGGCTATAAATTAGATGTTAAAAAAATCATTGAAGCATGCATAGCCCATGAAGTGATCATTGAAATTAATGCGAACCCTTATCGTCTGGATATGGATTGGCGTTACATGAAGTGGGCCAAGGAACAAGGTGCTCGCTTTATTATATCGCCAGATGCTCACAGTATAAAAGAGCTGGATTATATGAATTATGGTATTCAAGTAGCAAGAAAAGGATGGTTGGAAAAAGATAACATTATCAATACACGTCATCAAGATAATGTGTGGCAATAA